One genomic window of Desulfuromonas acetoxidans DSM 684 includes the following:
- a CDS encoding ABC transporter permease subunit produces MDKKVLRKIKRNDSLAALGIRAGGVLVIASVILILLLIGKEALPLFYAPQAELSKRFALPDELVDKEIFALGVDEYREIVYVVDELGQFTFVNVENGLILKRLQAESVEDGLRVTAVERIDTRTYALSWNDGHLSMDQVAFSIDYDAHGKRVMHIALHQLGRFEAGQQIAQRLVARQSDHGATLVRQFGSSDLEIIQQVEEEDLFGNVQSSREVSVLEGVHPDPISAVTLNADGSMLYAGTSHGALLRWDLSTPGEPLLLDKLQAFRDRRAITSLALMLGQISLAVGDDGGLVTVWFPTPTEEGDGHKRLQLIHTLSRHDTPVAALVPSLRNRTLVSLGRGGVVHLDYSTSERHLLTLVDNDPVLMCDISQRGDGLVALQPNGQVALWSIDNPHPEISFSSLFSRVWYESYSKPEWVWQSSSASDDFEAKMSLTPLIYGTLKGTFYAMIFAVPLALLGAVYTSQFGSKRLRELIKPSVEIMAAVPSVIIGFLAALWFAPLLETHFPGFVLSLLIVPLVFLLLLILWQPMRDRPWAKYVESGHEFIVMAPLLVLAVAIALQLGPWFEQLLFDGNFKLWLFSEVGMRYDSRNSIVISFALGFAVIPIIFTITEDALSNVPQSLKAASLALGASRWQTVWRVVLPSASPGIFAAVMIGLGRAVGETMIVLMATGNTPIMDLSIFNGMRPLSANIAVEIPEAPHGDTLYRVLFLSAVLLFILTFILNTVAEVVRHRLRRKYGRF; encoded by the coding sequence ATGGATAAAAAAGTTCTGCGAAAGATCAAGCGAAACGACTCGCTTGCGGCTCTGGGGATTCGTGCCGGGGGTGTGCTGGTGATTGCCAGCGTCATCCTGATTTTATTGCTGATCGGTAAAGAGGCGTTGCCGCTGTTTTATGCGCCCCAGGCCGAGTTGAGCAAACGGTTTGCATTGCCCGATGAGTTAGTGGACAAAGAGATTTTTGCTCTCGGCGTTGATGAATATCGTGAAATTGTCTATGTGGTGGATGAGCTGGGACAGTTCACTTTCGTCAATGTTGAGAACGGATTGATATTAAAACGTCTGCAAGCGGAGTCCGTTGAAGATGGATTGCGGGTGACGGCTGTTGAACGGATTGATACGCGTACCTATGCGCTCAGTTGGAATGATGGCCATCTGTCCATGGATCAGGTGGCGTTCAGCATTGACTATGATGCACATGGCAAACGGGTCATGCACATAGCTTTGCACCAACTGGGGCGGTTTGAAGCGGGACAGCAGATAGCTCAGCGTCTGGTTGCTCGTCAGTCGGACCATGGTGCCACGTTGGTGCGCCAGTTTGGCAGTTCCGATCTGGAAATCATTCAGCAGGTTGAAGAGGAGGATCTGTTCGGTAATGTCCAGTCCAGTCGTGAAGTCAGCGTTCTGGAGGGTGTGCATCCTGATCCGATCAGTGCTGTTACTCTGAATGCCGACGGCAGTATGCTCTATGCCGGAACCTCGCATGGCGCGTTGTTGCGCTGGGATCTCAGCACTCCCGGTGAACCGCTTCTGCTGGATAAATTGCAGGCGTTCCGCGATCGCCGCGCGATCACCTCGCTGGCTTTGATGCTGGGGCAAATTTCTTTGGCGGTTGGTGACGATGGCGGGCTGGTGACGGTGTGGTTTCCGACACCAACCGAAGAGGGCGATGGTCATAAGCGCCTGCAGTTGATCCATACCCTGTCACGTCATGATACGCCGGTTGCCGCATTGGTGCCGTCGCTGCGTAATCGCACACTGGTCAGTCTTGGCCGCGGTGGCGTGGTGCATCTCGATTATTCAACCAGCGAACGTCATCTGCTGACGCTGGTCGACAATGATCCGGTGCTGATGTGTGATATTTCGCAGCGGGGCGATGGTCTGGTTGCCCTACAGCCCAACGGCCAGGTGGCATTGTGGTCGATTGACAATCCCCACCCGGAGATCAGCTTCAGTTCTCTGTTCAGCAGGGTGTGGTATGAGAGTTATTCCAAGCCGGAATGGGTGTGGCAATCGTCGTCCGCCAGTGACGACTTTGAAGCTAAAATGAGCCTGACGCCATTGATCTATGGCACCTTGAAGGGCACGTTCTACGCGATGATCTTTGCTGTGCCTCTGGCACTGCTTGGTGCCGTGTACACGAGTCAGTTCGGCAGCAAACGTTTGCGCGAGTTGATTAAGCCGTCGGTGGAGATCATGGCTGCGGTACCCTCGGTCATCATCGGTTTTCTTGCCGCGCTGTGGTTTGCTCCACTACTGGAAACCCACTTTCCCGGCTTTGTGCTGAGTCTGCTGATCGTGCCGCTGGTCTTTTTGCTGTTGCTGATCCTGTGGCAGCCGATGCGCGACCGGCCGTGGGCCAAATATGTCGAGAGCGGCCATGAATTTATCGTGATGGCGCCGTTACTGGTGTTGGCCGTTGCCATTGCTCTTCAGCTCGGCCCTTGGTTCGAGCAACTGCTGTTTGACGGCAACTTCAAGCTGTGGCTGTTCAGCGAAGTCGGCATGCGTTACGACTCGCGCAACAGTATCGTGATCTCGTTTGCCCTTGGTTTTGCCGTGATCCCCATCATTTTCACCATTACGGAAGATGCTCTGTCCAATGTTCCGCAAAGTCTTAAAGCGGCTTCGTTAGCGCTGGGTGCCAGTCGCTGGCAGACGGTATGGCGCGTGGTTTTGCCTTCGGCCAGCCCCGGCATCTTTGCCGCGGTGATGATCGGTCTGGGGCGTGCGGTTGGTGAAACGATGATCGTGTTGATGGCGACCGGCAATACGCCGATTATGGACTTGAGTATCTTCAACGGCATGCGACCTTTATCGGCCAATATCGCGGTTGAAATTCCCGAAGCGCCCCATGGTGACACGCTGTATCGGGTGTTGTTCCTGTCCGCCGTATTGTTGTTTATTTTGACCTTTATTCTCAACACGGTTGCCGAGGTGGTTCGCCACCGGTTGCGGCGTAAGTACGGACGTTTCTAA
- a CDS encoding PstS family phosphate ABC transporter substrate-binding protein, which translates to MKTMAVRSVVKRVAATATVVAAMLMTAAPSQASAPKVDVNLSDYVTVQGVGGNLSSVGSDTLNNLMTFWAEAFRAKYPNVNIQIEGKGSSTAPPALIEGAAQIGPMSRKMKSSEIEKFEKRYGFKPTTIGVALDSLGVFVNKDNPVNALSLQQIDAIFSKNRKGGAPRDAIVWGDLGQGGKFANLPISIYGRNSASGTYGYFKKHALFKGDYKDTVKEQPGSASVVLSVTEDLGGIGYSGIGYKTSGVKAIALAKKDGDTAYEPTYENVLNGTYPLGRMLYLNVVKKPNEPLPKLISEFITFVLSKEGQQIVVKDGYLPLPAPVAAKELVKVKN; encoded by the coding sequence ATGAAAACAATGGCAGTACGAAGTGTTGTTAAGCGGGTCGCCGCAACAGCCACCGTTGTCGCAGCAATGCTGATGACAGCGGCTCCAAGTCAAGCCTCTGCACCCAAGGTCGATGTGAACCTGTCGGACTACGTCACGGTACAAGGTGTCGGCGGCAACCTGAGCAGTGTCGGTTCCGATACGCTCAACAACCTGATGACATTCTGGGCTGAGGCGTTTCGCGCCAAGTATCCCAATGTCAACATTCAGATCGAAGGCAAGGGTTCCAGTACCGCTCCTCCGGCACTGATCGAGGGTGCCGCGCAGATCGGTCCCATGTCGCGCAAAATGAAGAGCAGCGAAATTGAGAAGTTTGAAAAGCGCTATGGCTTCAAGCCGACCACCATTGGTGTTGCTCTTGACTCTCTGGGTGTTTTCGTCAACAAGGACAACCCGGTTAACGCACTGTCTCTGCAACAGATCGATGCCATCTTCTCCAAAAACCGCAAGGGCGGTGCTCCTCGTGACGCCATCGTCTGGGGTGATTTGGGCCAGGGCGGTAAGTTCGCCAACCTGCCTATCAGCATCTACGGTCGTAACTCTGCGTCCGGTACCTACGGCTACTTCAAGAAGCACGCCCTGTTCAAAGGCGACTATAAAGACACCGTTAAAGAGCAGCCGGGTTCCGCTTCTGTTGTTCTGTCCGTCACTGAAGACCTCGGTGGTATCGGTTACTCCGGCATTGGCTACAAGACCTCCGGTGTTAAGGCGATCGCTCTGGCAAAAAAAGACGGTGACACCGCTTACGAGCCGACTTACGAGAATGTTCTCAACGGTACCTACCCGCTCGGTCGTATGCTTTACCTCAACGTGGTTAAGAAGCCCAATGAGCCTCTGCCCAAGCTGATCTCCGAGTTCATCACCTTCGTTTTGTCCAAAGAAGGTCAGCAGATCGTTGTTAAAGACGGCTACCTGCCGCTGCCGGCTCCGGTTGCTGCCAAGGAATTGGTCAAGGTTAAAAACTAA
- a CDS encoding winged helix-turn-helix transcriptional regulator: MVSEDRTEEKNVYRCPVEVTLDVIGGKWKSLILWHLKHKTLRFSQLQRLLPRITQKMLTQQLRDLERDGLVFRQVYPEVPPRVEYSLTELGCSVVPILDQMYEWGSCFDPEQPGCAAKDSSAAS, encoded by the coding sequence ATGGTTAGTGAAGATAGGACCGAAGAAAAAAATGTATACCGCTGCCCGGTGGAGGTAACTCTCGATGTCATCGGTGGCAAGTGGAAAAGTTTAATCCTCTGGCATCTCAAGCATAAAACTCTCCGTTTCAGCCAGTTGCAGCGGCTTTTGCCGCGCATTACCCAGAAGATGTTGACCCAGCAGCTGCGCGATCTTGAGCGCGACGGGCTGGTGTTTCGCCAGGTGTATCCCGAGGTGCCGCCGCGGGTGGAATATTCGCTGACCGAACTCGGTTGCAGCGTGGTGCCGATTCTTGATCAGATGTACGAATGGGGCAGCTGTTTTGATCCCGAACAGCCGGGATGTGCTGCAAAGGACTCTAGTGCCGCCTCATAA
- the pstA gene encoding phosphate ABC transporter permease PstA has protein sequence MKQFITRGEPQVWLTAAALTSTLLMAFILVLVVIANGLGTFWPARLTAFDLSNGQSVLGEVLKEEPLPGEDSRRIQLKVGNRDLYGMDFRWIREDGVVKRHQPKHVATIERQEYGNFYGILTEVVAPGVDTSMALWQQLEAGREAIVPLQDTLDEIDGHINDINYEIQKLNNRDLLYAYEGVEKQDPKRVDIAAQVSELKGSFGHWMTEQGKQKQKLRDYYANFTDINGRPVHIALAEIVRNFQPNDLTTLQRAGIYFDKLIELFVGEPRESNTEGGLFPAIYGTVLLIFVMSLFSFPLGVIAAIYLSEYAGEGLMVRMVRIAVNNLAGIPSIVYGIFGLGFFIYGIGSGIDQLFFPERLPTPTFGTGGLLWASLTLALLTVPVVIVTTEEALGAIPGGIREGSLALGSTRFQTLTRILLPMASPGIMTGLILSMARAAGEVAPLMITGVVKLAPSLPLDGQFPYFHLERKFMHLGFHIYDIGFQSPNVEAARPMVFVTTLLLVLIVIVMSGVAIRLRNHMKKKYTFGTF, from the coding sequence ATGAAGCAGTTTATTACACGCGGTGAGCCCCAGGTTTGGCTGACGGCCGCCGCTCTGACATCAACGTTGCTGATGGCGTTTATCCTGGTGCTGGTGGTGATTGCCAATGGGCTGGGGACGTTTTGGCCGGCGCGGTTAACCGCATTCGATCTGTCCAACGGGCAGTCGGTTCTTGGTGAGGTTCTCAAAGAGGAGCCGCTTCCCGGAGAGGATTCGCGACGCATTCAGCTCAAAGTGGGCAACCGCGACCTGTACGGCATGGATTTTCGCTGGATTCGCGAAGATGGCGTTGTCAAACGCCATCAGCCCAAGCACGTCGCAACCATTGAGCGACAGGAGTACGGGAATTTTTACGGTATTCTCACGGAGGTTGTCGCTCCCGGTGTCGATACCTCAATGGCCTTGTGGCAACAGTTGGAAGCCGGTCGAGAAGCGATCGTGCCGTTACAGGACACGCTTGATGAGATTGATGGCCATATCAATGATATCAATTATGAGATCCAGAAGCTTAATAATCGCGACCTGCTCTATGCCTATGAGGGGGTAGAAAAACAAGACCCTAAACGGGTGGACATCGCCGCGCAGGTTTCTGAACTTAAAGGATCCTTTGGCCATTGGATGACCGAACAGGGCAAGCAGAAACAGAAGTTGCGGGATTATTACGCCAACTTTACCGATATTAACGGTCGCCCGGTGCACATCGCCCTGGCGGAAATTGTCCGCAACTTTCAGCCCAATGATTTAACGACGCTGCAGCGGGCGGGGATCTATTTTGACAAGCTCATTGAATTGTTTGTTGGTGAGCCGCGCGAGTCCAACACCGAGGGTGGATTGTTTCCGGCCATCTACGGCACGGTGCTGTTGATTTTTGTCATGAGTCTGTTTTCGTTCCCTTTAGGCGTGATTGCCGCCATCTATCTGAGCGAATACGCCGGCGAAGGATTGATGGTGCGCATGGTGCGGATTGCCGTGAACAATCTCGCCGGGATTCCGTCGATTGTCTATGGCATCTTCGGTCTGGGCTTTTTTATCTATGGGATTGGCAGCGGCATTGACCAACTGTTTTTTCCGGAACGTCTGCCGACGCCGACATTCGGCACCGGTGGGTTGCTGTGGGCCAGTCTGACCCTGGCACTGCTGACGGTGCCGGTTGTCATTGTGACGACGGAAGAGGCGTTGGGCGCGATTCCCGGTGGGATTCGTGAAGGCTCGCTGGCCCTTGGTTCAACGCGCTTTCAGACCTTGACCCGCATCTTGTTACCCATGGCTTCGCCGGGGATTATGACCGGACTGATTCTGTCCATGGCCCGTGCGGCCGGTGAGGTTGCGCCGTTGATGATCACCGGTGTGGTCAAGCTGGCGCCATCGTTGCCTCTGGACGGGCAGTTTCCCTACTTTCATCTGGAACGTAAATTTATGCATCTGGGTTTTCACATCTACGACATAGGTTTTCAATCGCCGAATGTCGAAGCGGCGCGACCCATGGTGTTTGTGACCACGCTGTTGCTGGTCTTGATCGTTATCGTAATGAGTGGTGTCGCCATCCGCTTGCGCAACCACATGAAGAAGAAATATACCTTCGGCACCTTTTAG
- the pstB gene encoding phosphate ABC transporter ATP-binding protein PstB, producing MTTPNPLADPVIEVEHLDFFYGTSQALFDLNMVFPRRQVTALIGPSGCGKSTFLRCINRMNDLVDISRMEGSIRIDDTEINSGDLDVIELRRRVGMVFQKSNPFPKSIYENVIYGLRIAGINDKKILDETVERSLKGAGLWDEVKDRLQDSALGMSGGQMQRLCIARAIAVNPEVILMDEPCSALDPKSTARVEDLIKELRDDYTIIIVTHNMQQAARVSDYTAFFFEGVLVEYGKTGDLFMKPKNKQTEDYITGRFG from the coding sequence ATGACGACCCCCAATCCTCTGGCAGATCCTGTCATTGAAGTTGAGCATCTTGATTTTTTCTACGGCACCTCGCAGGCGCTGTTTGACCTGAATATGGTGTTCCCGCGCCGCCAGGTGACGGCGCTGATCGGCCCATCCGGCTGCGGCAAGTCGACGTTTTTGCGCTGTATCAACCGGATGAACGATCTGGTCGATATTTCGCGTATGGAAGGCAGCATCCGAATTGATGACACCGAGATCAATTCCGGCGATCTCGATGTGATTGAGTTGCGCCGCCGCGTTGGCATGGTGTTTCAGAAATCAAATCCGTTTCCCAAATCGATCTATGAAAACGTCATCTACGGTCTGCGCATTGCCGGCATTAACGATAAAAAGATCCTTGATGAAACGGTGGAGCGCAGCCTCAAGGGGGCCGGTCTGTGGGACGAGGTCAAAGATCGTCTTCAGGATTCCGCTCTGGGCATGTCCGGCGGACAGATGCAGCGTTTGTGTATTGCCCGTGCCATTGCCGTGAATCCCGAAGTGATTCTGATGGATGAACCCTGTTCGGCTCTGGATCCAAAATCGACGGCCCGAGTTGAGGACCTGATCAAAGAGCTGCGTGATGACTACACGATTATTATTGTCACCCATAACATGCAGCAGGCCGCACGTGTTTCCGATTATACGGCGTTTTTCTTTGAAGGGGTGCTTGTGGAATACGGTAAAACCGGTGATCTGTTCATGAAGCCGAAAAATAAACAGACCGAAGACTATATCACCGGCCGGTTCGGTTAG
- the rho gene encoding transcription termination factor Rho, whose product MHLKDLKAKKITELTEIANDLKIEGVAGMRKQDVIFSILSATAAQKGAIFGEGVLEILPDGFGFLRATDANYLPGPDDIYVSPSQIRRFSLRTGDTISGQIRPPKEGERYFALLKVSEINFEDPAVARKKTLFDNLTPLHPQERLVLETTSDNIPMRVIDLVSPIGKGQRGLIVAPPRTGKTVLLQNLANSITTNHPEAYLIVLLIDERPEEVTDMQRSVQGEVVSSTFDEPATRHVQVAEMVIQKAKRLVEHKRDVVILLDSITRLARAYNTVVPPSGKILSGGVDSNALHKPKRFFGAARNVEEGGSLTIIATALIDTGSKMDEVIFEEFKGTGNMELVLDRRLVDKRTFPAIDVNKSGTRREELLQDTTTLQRMWLLRKVLTTMNVVDSMEFLREKLVETKDNQEFLDSMNQ is encoded by the coding sequence ATGCACCTGAAGGACCTCAAGGCCAAAAAAATTACTGAGCTGACCGAGATTGCCAACGATCTGAAGATCGAAGGGGTCGCCGGGATGCGCAAGCAGGATGTGATCTTTTCCATCCTCAGTGCCACAGCTGCCCAGAAAGGGGCGATTTTCGGGGAGGGGGTTCTGGAGATCCTGCCCGATGGTTTCGGTTTCTTGCGTGCCACGGATGCCAACTACCTGCCGGGACCGGACGATATCTATGTCTCCCCGTCGCAGATCCGTCGCTTCAGTTTGCGCACCGGCGACACGATCTCCGGGCAAATTCGTCCGCCTAAAGAGGGTGAGCGCTATTTCGCTTTGCTCAAGGTCTCGGAGATCAACTTCGAGGATCCGGCAGTCGCCCGTAAGAAGACGCTGTTTGACAACCTGACGCCGTTGCATCCTCAGGAGCGTCTGGTGCTGGAGACTACCAGCGATAATATTCCCATGCGCGTCATTGATCTGGTGTCGCCCATCGGTAAAGGCCAACGTGGCCTGATCGTCGCCCCGCCGCGCACAGGTAAAACGGTTCTGTTGCAAAATCTGGCCAACTCTATCACCACCAACCATCCTGAAGCGTACCTGATTGTCCTGCTGATTGATGAACGTCCTGAAGAGGTCACCGACATGCAGCGCTCGGTACAGGGTGAGGTGGTGTCGTCGACCTTTGACGAGCCGGCAACCCGCCACGTCCAAGTGGCCGAGATGGTGATTCAGAAAGCCAAGCGCCTGGTTGAGCATAAACGTGATGTGGTCATTCTGCTCGACTCCATCACCCGTCTGGCGCGTGCTTATAATACGGTGGTGCCGCCGAGCGGCAAGATCCTGTCCGGTGGTGTTGACTCCAACGCTTTGCACAAGCCGAAGCGGTTTTTTGGCGCGGCGCGTAATGTTGAAGAGGGCGGCAGCCTGACCATCATTGCCACGGCACTGATCGATACCGGCAGCAAGATGGACGAGGTTATTTTCGAAGAGTTCAAAGGCACCGGTAACATGGAGCTGGTTCTGGATCGTCGCCTGGTTGACAAGCGCACCTTCCCGGCCATCGATGTTAACAAGTCCGGAACCCGTCGTGAAGAGCTGCTGCAGGATACGACAACGCTGCAACGTATGTGGCTGCTGCGCAAAGTGCTGACCACCATGAATGTTGTTGACAGCATGGAGTTCTTGCGTGAGAAGCTGGTGGAGACCAAGGACAACCAGGAGTTCCTTGATTCCATGAATCAGTGA
- a CDS encoding YhdH/YhfP family quinone oxidoreductase: MTTFRALQVTMPQPKQFVRQVVERSIDDLPAGELLVQVAYSSLNFKDALSATGNPGVTRNFPHTPGIDAAGTVVECSDGRFAAGDEVIVTSYDLGMETDGGFAEMIRVPSSWAVKLPSGMSLKQSMMFGTAGLTAGLSVQELVEAGVTPDQGEILVTGATGGVGSLAVAILAKAGFQVTAATGKESEHAYLKELGATSVISRDEVTENSTRPMLKPRWAGVVDCVGGEMLAAAIKATRYDGVVTCCGLVGSPDLPINVFPFILRGVRLIGIDSAECPMPRRQTVWNKLASEWSLPQLETMNDEIGLEGLEEAISAMLAGSLKRRQIIKP; encoded by the coding sequence ATGACAACCTTTCGCGCTTTACAGGTAACCATGCCACAACCCAAACAATTTGTCCGCCAGGTGGTGGAGCGTTCGATCGATGATCTGCCCGCTGGTGAACTCCTGGTTCAGGTCGCGTATTCGTCACTGAATTTTAAGGATGCCCTGTCGGCCACGGGCAACCCTGGCGTGACCCGCAATTTTCCTCATACGCCGGGCATTGATGCCGCCGGAACTGTCGTTGAATGCAGTGATGGTCGCTTTGCCGCCGGCGATGAAGTGATTGTCACCAGCTATGATCTGGGCATGGAAACCGACGGTGGCTTTGCCGAAATGATTCGCGTTCCCAGTAGCTGGGCGGTGAAATTACCGTCGGGCATGAGCCTGAAACAGAGCATGATGTTCGGCACAGCCGGACTGACGGCCGGGCTGAGCGTGCAAGAACTTGTTGAAGCCGGTGTCACCCCGGATCAGGGGGAGATTCTCGTCACCGGCGCGACCGGTGGTGTCGGCAGCCTCGCCGTGGCCATCCTCGCCAAAGCCGGATTCCAGGTCACTGCCGCCACCGGCAAAGAGTCGGAACACGCCTACCTCAAAGAGTTGGGCGCCACATCTGTTATCAGCCGCGATGAGGTCACCGAAAACAGTACCCGGCCCATGCTCAAACCGCGTTGGGCCGGAGTGGTCGATTGTGTCGGCGGAGAGATGCTGGCCGCTGCCATCAAGGCCACCCGTTACGATGGCGTCGTCACCTGCTGCGGCCTGGTTGGCTCCCCCGACCTGCCGATCAACGTGTTCCCCTTTATTCTGCGCGGTGTACGCCTCATCGGCATCGATTCCGCCGAATGCCCCATGCCGCGTCGCCAGACCGTGTGGAACAAGCTGGCTAGCGAGTGGAGTCTGCCTCAACTTGAGACCATGAATGATGAGATCGGCTTGGAGGGATTGGAAGAGGCGATTTCAGCCATGTTGGCCGGATCATTGAAGCGCCGTCAGATTATCAAACCCTGA
- the phoU gene encoding phosphate signaling complex protein PhoU — protein sequence MMAIHLQEELNTLKRMILAQSALVEESVQKAVQALERGDNALADSVISLDNRINHHEVELEEECLKVLALHQPVATDLRFIVSVIKINSDLERIGDVAVNVAKRTLAFAELKKVEAPFDFPLMAKRVLAMLDKSLTSLVNLDAATAQQVIADDDQIDELHRQTYGLVKQELVGSSHNLEALLLWLAVSRHMERIADLAAHIAEDVVYMIEGQIVRHRSGG from the coding sequence ATGATGGCAATCCATTTGCAAGAAGAACTTAACACGTTAAAGCGGATGATCCTGGCGCAGAGCGCCCTGGTTGAAGAGAGCGTCCAGAAAGCAGTGCAGGCACTGGAGCGCGGAGACAATGCCTTGGCTGACAGTGTTATCAGCCTCGATAACCGGATCAACCATCACGAGGTGGAGCTGGAAGAGGAGTGTCTGAAGGTGCTGGCCCTTCACCAGCCGGTGGCCACGGATCTGCGTTTTATCGTTTCGGTGATCAAAATCAACAGCGACCTGGAGCGGATTGGTGATGTGGCTGTCAATGTGGCCAAACGCACTCTGGCGTTTGCTGAGCTGAAAAAGGTTGAGGCGCCGTTTGATTTTCCGTTGATGGCTAAGCGCGTTCTGGCCATGCTTGACAAAAGCCTCACCTCGCTGGTCAATCTTGATGCCGCCACGGCGCAACAGGTCATTGCCGATGACGACCAGATTGATGAACTGCATCGCCAGACCTATGGGTTGGTCAAGCAGGAGCTGGTCGGTTCCAGTCACAATCTTGAAGCGTTGCTGTTGTGGCTGGCCGTGTCGCGCCATATGGAGCGCATTGCCGATCTGGCAGCGCATATCGCAGAAGACGTGGTGTACATGATCGAAGGGCAGATCGTCCGTCATCGCTCAGGGGGCTAG